A window of the Candidatus Nitrosotalea okcheonensis genome harbors these coding sequences:
- a CDS encoding DUF106 domain-containing protein, with protein MQWGMTMEPNIFLDFINSIVLQIPGLSKGPLGSANPIIKGMIPSAFGIMSISIGLNLLNAIIKRKMVDQEKLKRLLKETKAWQKERMAAFKAKDQAKTDELNKKSAYMNKMNMEVMQMNMRPMMFTFLPLILVFYFVLPPLFSYTVAISPISLNFIPGGFFELTCTAAKVAESQLPGHLDVCHHVNELYFWAWYFLSSASFSGIIMRVTKTTMDTS; from the coding sequence AATGGGGTATGACAATGGAACCTAACATATTTCTTGATTTCATAAATTCAATAGTACTTCAAATCCCTGGCCTGAGCAAGGGACCGTTGGGTAGTGCTAACCCGATAATAAAAGGAATGATTCCATCTGCCTTTGGCATAATGAGCATATCTATAGGTCTCAACCTACTTAATGCAATAATAAAACGAAAAATGGTTGATCAAGAAAAACTGAAAAGATTGCTCAAGGAAACAAAGGCCTGGCAAAAGGAAAGAATGGCAGCATTCAAGGCAAAAGATCAAGCAAAAACAGATGAGCTCAACAAAAAATCTGCATACATGAACAAGATGAACATGGAAGTAATGCAGATGAACATGAGACCAATGATGTTTACATTTCTTCCACTAATTCTTGTATTTTACTTTGTACTTCCTCCACTATTCTCCTACACTGTTGCCATATCACCAATATCACTAAACTTCATACCTGGAGGATTTTTTGAATTAACTTGTACTGCAGCCAAAGTTGCAGAATCTCAACTTCCAGGACATCTAGATGTATGTCATCATGTAAACGAATTGTATTTCTGGGCGTGGTACTTCCTTTCCTCTGCTTCCTTTAGCGGTATCATAATGAGAGTTACAAAAACTACAATGGATACAAGCTAA
- a CDS encoding RNA-guided pseudouridylation complex pseudouridine synthase subunit Cbf5: MTLKQLQNLRVVDQDITNDAYGTYYDKRSIEQLLEYGFILLDKPNGPTSHETVSWVKKILHIPKAGHSGTLDPQVSGLLPIGLGEATKALIVLLLGPKEYHALGRLHTLPPQEKLNDVLKQLTGKIFQKPPQRSAVSRQTRIRHVYEIEIIEQKERLLLLRILCEAGTYVRKIFYDMGEILSEGATMIELRRTRVGHFNEYSNLVKMHDLVDAYALWKENGDDTKLRRIMMPIEITLSEIKSVVIRDSAVDALCHGAQLAIPGILEISPGLKRGDFVAIYTQKGEIVALAEATLSEDEIVENTKGFAFKIKRIIMAPNTYPKSWRSKAVVNN, encoded by the coding sequence ATGACGCTCAAACAATTACAAAATCTTAGAGTGGTAGACCAAGACATCACAAATGATGCCTATGGTACATATTATGACAAAAGATCAATCGAACAACTTTTAGAATATGGTTTTATTTTGCTTGACAAGCCAAATGGCCCGACAAGCCATGAAACTGTGTCCTGGGTAAAAAAAATATTACATATTCCAAAGGCAGGTCATAGCGGTACCCTTGATCCTCAAGTTTCTGGACTTTTACCAATAGGGCTGGGAGAAGCTACTAAAGCTCTCATAGTTCTATTACTTGGACCAAAAGAATATCATGCTCTTGGAAGACTGCATACGCTTCCACCACAAGAAAAACTGAATGATGTACTTAAACAACTCACAGGTAAGATATTCCAAAAGCCTCCACAAAGGTCTGCGGTATCTAGGCAAACTAGGATTAGACATGTGTATGAAATCGAAATAATAGAACAAAAGGAACGACTCCTGCTTCTCCGAATTTTATGTGAAGCGGGAACATATGTCAGAAAAATTTTCTACGACATGGGAGAAATTCTTAGTGAAGGAGCAACTATGATTGAGCTCAGAAGGACTAGGGTAGGGCACTTTAATGAATATTCTAATCTGGTAAAAATGCATGACCTTGTTGATGCATATGCGCTGTGGAAAGAAAATGGCGACGATACTAAACTACGAAGAATAATGATGCCAATAGAAATTACTCTAAGTGAGATAAAATCTGTCGTAATACGAGACTCTGCAGTTGATGCCCTATGTCATGGAGCTCAGCTTGCGATACCTGGCATTCTTGAAATATCCCCTGGACTAAAGCGTGGAGATTTTGTTGCGATATATACACAAAAAGGCGAAATCGTGGCTCTTGCAGAAGCAACCTTGAGTGAGGATGAAATTGTTGAAAACACGAAAGGCTTTGCCTTTAAGATCAAGAGAATCATCATGGCTCCAAACACATATCCCAAAAGTTGGAGATCAAAGGCTGTAGTTAACAATTAA
- a CDS encoding cytidylate kinase family protein, translating to MLRSVIISGPPAIGKTTIAKGLGDEFDLKYLSGGDVLKEMAHDQGFETDRDDFWDTAEGMHFLNIRKGNPEFDKEVDEKLKKIFLTEDVIITSYTLPWLVKDGIKIWLAGSHENSAKRMTTRDDISIQDALEIVRKRYDENKTLYHKLYGFNFGEDLSVFNTIINTDNLGPEQVLTQAKNAVKNYYDAQTITKS from the coding sequence TTGCTTCGCTCAGTAATAATTTCTGGTCCACCGGCCATTGGAAAGACTACAATAGCAAAAGGACTTGGAGATGAATTTGATTTGAAATATCTAAGCGGGGGTGATGTGTTAAAAGAAATGGCACACGATCAAGGCTTTGAGACTGACCGGGATGATTTCTGGGATACGGCAGAAGGGATGCATTTTTTGAATATAAGAAAAGGAAATCCTGAATTTGATAAGGAGGTAGATGAAAAACTGAAAAAAATATTTCTAACAGAGGATGTGATCATAACAAGCTATACATTGCCTTGGTTAGTCAAAGACGGCATTAAAATTTGGCTTGCCGGTTCACATGAAAATAGTGCAAAAAGAATGACAACACGGGATGACATATCTATACAAGATGCACTTGAAATAGTCAGAAAAAGATATGATGAAAACAAGACACTGTACCACAAGCTTTACGGTTTTAATTTTGGCGAGGATCTATCTGTGTTTAACACTATCATTAACACAGATAATCTCGGACCAGAACAAGTACTAACACAAGCAAAAAATGCGGTGAAAAATTACTATGACGCTCAAACAATTACAAAATCTTAG